The following proteins come from a genomic window of Paroceanicella profunda:
- a CDS encoding Crp/Fnr family transcriptional regulator, with amino-acid sequence MATNCKNCPLRKRPLFTEMSEEELEFTRRFKSGELTVEAGTVLLMEGSNSPQLFTALHGMGVRYKSLPDGRRQVINFVMPGDFIGLQAGVMGEMKHTVEATTAMTLCVFKRSDLWNLFRSFPRRAYDLAWLAALEEHFIADALTSVGRRSAVERVAWSFHRFHSRAEAIGASRNGECRVPFRQQDLADALGLSLVHTNKTIKRLRDRQIASWNDGVLKVLDAGKLLELAQIDDSAPELRPLV; translated from the coding sequence TTGGCGACAAACTGCAAGAACTGCCCGCTGCGCAAGCGTCCTCTCTTCACCGAGATGAGCGAGGAGGAGCTCGAATTCACCCGCCGTTTCAAGTCCGGCGAGCTGACGGTGGAGGCGGGGACCGTCCTGCTCATGGAGGGGTCCAACAGCCCGCAGCTCTTCACCGCGCTGCATGGCATGGGCGTGCGCTACAAATCCCTCCCCGACGGGCGCCGGCAGGTGATAAACTTCGTCATGCCCGGCGATTTCATCGGCCTGCAGGCCGGGGTGATGGGGGAGATGAAGCACACCGTGGAAGCCACCACCGCGATGACACTCTGCGTGTTCAAGCGCTCGGACCTGTGGAACCTGTTCCGCAGCTTCCCCCGCCGCGCCTATGACCTCGCCTGGCTGGCGGCGCTGGAGGAGCATTTCATCGCCGATGCGCTCACCAGCGTGGGCCGGCGCTCGGCCGTCGAGCGCGTGGCCTGGAGCTTCCATCGGTTCCACAGCCGCGCCGAGGCGATCGGCGCCAGCCGCAACGGCGAGTGCCGGGTGCCCTTCCGCCAGCAGGACCTGGCCGATGCGCTCGGCCTGTCTCTGGTCCACACGAACAAGACCATCAAGCGCCTGCGCGACCGGCAGATCGCCTCCTGGAACGACGGGGTGCTGAAGGTCCTCGACGCCGGGAAGCTGCTGGAACTTGCCCAGATCGACGACTCCGCCCCCGAACTCCGACCGCTCGTCTGA
- a CDS encoding biliverdin-producing heme oxygenase: MSEASVRDHLRQATAGLHEAVDAAYSTLDLSRREDYGRFLLGHARALPGLEAALAASPEFARLPDAAARLRLPALRADLAALGHAMPRALDVSYVNEAGAGLGIAYVLEGSRLGARVLSKRAAAGSAPVPLQFLHHGVEERFWGGFLHWAARESWSKTELSAATQAARAAFRTFLEGAAGPGPVRKVPD, encoded by the coding sequence ATGAGCGAAGCGAGCGTGCGCGATCACCTCCGGCAGGCCACTGCCGGGCTGCACGAGGCCGTGGACGCGGCCTATTCCACCCTCGATCTGTCGCGGCGCGAGGACTACGGGCGCTTCCTGCTCGGGCACGCCCGCGCGCTGCCCGGGCTGGAGGCCGCGCTGGCGGCGAGCCCGGAGTTCGCGCGCCTGCCCGACGCGGCCGCCCGGCTGCGCCTGCCGGCGTTGCGGGCCGATCTCGCGGCGCTGGGTCATGCGATGCCGCGCGCGCTTGATGTGTCATATGTTAATGAAGCAGGGGCCGGTCTCGGGATAGCCTATGTTCTGGAGGGCTCCCGACTCGGGGCCCGGGTGTTGTCGAAGCGGGCGGCCGCGGGTTCCGCGCCGGTTCCCCTGCAGTTTCTGCACCATGGCGTGGAAGAGCGGTTCTGGGGCGGATTTCTCCACTGGGCCGCCCGGGAAAGCTGGAGCAAGACTGAACTTTCTGCCGCGACGCAGGCGGCCAGGGCCGCCTTCCGGACGTTCCTGGAAGGCGCCGCCGGGCCGGGCCCTGTTCGGAAGGTACCCGATTGA
- a CDS encoding HWE histidine kinase domain-containing protein: MPDLTSCDREPIHLLGRVQSFGCLVGLTLDWMVSCHSQNAPAMLGRAPDAEPMIGAPAAEVFGGDLMHRLRNRIQMLRAGQGVEVISRVALPTGQHDISLHVSGDTVVLELEPHRGDNPEDTVSTVRRIIERVSRYAAPGRLFEDAAYFLQLDTGFDRVMFYRFLEDGAGEVIAEARAPGMESYMGLRYPASDIPRQARALYLRQTIRLIADSSDVGSPVSPVTDVSGRIIDLSSSVLRAVSPVHLAYLRNMGVAASMSISIIVEGRLWGLIACHHRTPLVLSQVRRNAAELFGQMFSLVLQAKLLEEERQHDDRVRDLCAAITRAAIPEGPMGRMLLDCVQEFTPLLEADGVATVIEGVVATRGKVPETPVILALARALNRTPTGQVYATDHLAALDPATAAHAEHASGLLAIPVSRLPRDYILFFRGEVRRKVTWAGNPQKPASSTLPGGQLSPRTSFAAWQEEVTGHSEAWTPAQRRVAGQLRVSLLEVVLRLTDEASRLRKSAGEKQELLISELNHRVRNILGLVRGLVSQTTTGEISTAEMVVVLESRIQALARAHDQITRDNWSPASLRELVRVEAECWQFERRDRVIVTGRDMLLMPTAFSAVALVIHELMTNSAKYGALSGPRGEVHVSLVADADDALILDWTEVGGPTVVEPTRRGFGSTIIERSIPFELQGEAEVSYRPEGLSARFWVPAVHVRPGAADDDVTALPAPAAAAAPLIAPRRVLVLEDNLVIAMDAEGIFRDLGAETVVLAASNAQAAQHLQAAPFDLALLDVNLGAETSFPFAEQLLAAGIPFAFASGYGEGADFPATLRSAPRFSKPYNEGTIRKVLAQMSLTGTSGAA, translated from the coding sequence TTGCCTGACCTCACAAGCTGCGATCGCGAGCCGATCCACCTCCTCGGCCGCGTGCAGTCCTTCGGCTGCCTCGTCGGGCTGACGTTGGACTGGATGGTCTCGTGCCATTCGCAGAACGCCCCGGCCATGCTGGGCCGTGCGCCGGATGCGGAGCCGATGATCGGCGCCCCGGCGGCGGAGGTCTTCGGCGGGGACCTGATGCACCGGCTGCGCAACCGCATCCAGATGCTGCGCGCCGGCCAGGGGGTGGAGGTGATCAGCCGGGTCGCGCTGCCCACCGGCCAGCATGACATCTCGCTGCATGTCTCGGGCGACACCGTTGTGCTGGAGCTGGAGCCGCACCGGGGCGACAACCCGGAGGACACGGTCTCCACCGTGCGGCGCATCATCGAGCGGGTGTCGCGCTATGCCGCGCCCGGGCGGCTGTTCGAGGATGCCGCGTATTTCCTGCAGCTCGACACCGGCTTCGACCGGGTGATGTTCTACCGCTTCCTGGAGGACGGCGCCGGCGAGGTGATCGCCGAGGCCCGCGCCCCGGGCATGGAGAGCTACATGGGCCTGCGCTACCCGGCGAGCGACATTCCCCGCCAGGCCCGGGCGCTCTACCTGCGCCAGACCATCCGCCTGATCGCGGATTCCTCGGACGTCGGCAGCCCGGTCTCCCCGGTGACGGATGTGTCCGGGCGGATCATCGACCTCTCAAGCTCTGTGCTGCGCGCGGTCTCGCCCGTCCACCTCGCCTATCTGCGCAACATGGGCGTGGCTGCCTCCATGTCGATCTCGATCATCGTGGAGGGGCGGCTCTGGGGGCTGATCGCCTGCCACCACCGCACGCCGCTGGTGCTCTCGCAGGTGCGGCGCAATGCGGCCGAGCTGTTCGGGCAGATGTTCTCGCTGGTGCTGCAGGCCAAGCTGCTGGAGGAGGAGCGCCAGCATGACGACCGGGTGCGCGACCTCTGCGCCGCGATCACCCGCGCCGCCATCCCCGAGGGCCCGATGGGCCGCATGCTGCTCGACTGCGTGCAGGAGTTCACCCCGCTGCTGGAGGCGGACGGCGTCGCCACGGTGATCGAGGGCGTGGTGGCCACCCGCGGCAAGGTGCCGGAGACGCCGGTGATCCTCGCCCTGGCCCGGGCGCTGAACCGCACCCCGACCGGCCAGGTCTATGCCACCGATCATCTCGCCGCGCTGGACCCCGCCACCGCCGCGCACGCGGAGCACGCCTCCGGCCTGCTCGCCATCCCGGTGTCGCGGCTGCCGCGCGACTACATCCTGTTCTTCCGCGGCGAGGTGCGCCGCAAGGTGACCTGGGCGGGCAACCCGCAGAAGCCGGCCAGTTCCACACTGCCCGGCGGCCAGCTCTCGCCCCGCACCAGCTTCGCGGCCTGGCAGGAGGAGGTGACCGGCCATTCCGAGGCCTGGACCCCGGCGCAGCGCCGCGTGGCCGGCCAGCTGCGCGTGAGCCTGCTGGAGGTCGTCCTGCGCCTCACAGACGAGGCCTCGCGCCTGCGCAAGAGCGCGGGCGAGAAGCAGGAGTTGCTGATTTCGGAGCTGAACCACCGGGTGCGCAACATCCTCGGCCTGGTGCGCGGCCTCGTCTCGCAGACCACGACGGGTGAGATCAGCACCGCGGAGATGGTCGTGGTGCTCGAAAGCCGCATCCAGGCGCTGGCCCGCGCCCATGACCAGATCACCCGGGACAACTGGTCCCCCGCCTCGCTGCGCGAACTCGTGCGGGTGGAGGCCGAGTGCTGGCAGTTCGAGCGCCGCGACAGGGTGATCGTCACCGGGCGCGACATGCTTCTGATGCCCACCGCCTTCTCGGCGGTGGCGCTGGTGATCCATGAGCTGATGACCAACTCGGCCAAGTATGGCGCGCTGTCCGGCCCGCGGGGCGAGGTGCATGTCTCCCTCGTGGCGGACGCGGATGACGCGCTGATCCTGGACTGGACGGAGGTCGGCGGCCCGACGGTCGTCGAGCCCACCCGGCGCGGCTTCGGCTCCACCATCATCGAGCGCTCGATCCCCTTCGAGCTGCAGGGCGAGGCCGAGGTGTCCTACCGGCCGGAGGGGCTGAGCGCGCGGTTCTGGGTTCCGGCGGTGCATGTGCGCCCGGGGGCCGCGGATGACGATGTCACGGCGCTCCCCGCGCCCGCGGCCGCGGCCGCGCCGCTGATCGCGCCGCGCCGGGTTCTGGTGCTGGAGGACAACCTGGTGATCGCGATGGATGCCGAGGGCATCTTCCGCGATCTCGGGGCGGAGACGGTGGTGCTGGCCGCGTCGAACGCCCAGGCGGCCCAGCACCTGCAGGCCGCGCCCTTCGACCTCGCGCTGCTGGACGTGAACCTGGGGGCGGAAACGAGCTTTCCCTTCGCCGAACAGCTGCTCGCGGCCGGCATTCCCTTCGCCTTCGCCTCCGGCTACGGCGAGGGCGCGGATTTCCCCGCCACCCTGCGCAGCGCCCCGCGCTTCTCCAAGCCCTACAACGAGGGCACGATCCGCAAGGTGCTGGCGCAGATGTCGCTTACCGGAACCAGCGGCGCCGCCTGA
- a CDS encoding NADP-dependent oxidoreductase: MTTARRIYLAAYPQGMPTTEHLKLEDIPLPVPAEGQVLLRVIYLSLDPYMRGRMSPTRSYAAHLHPGDTMVGGTVCEVMESRLEGYAPGDFVLAGAGWQTHALSDGTGLRKLDPAHGPLSAALGVLGMPGFTAYVGLLEHGKPKPGETIVVSAASGAVGQAVGQIGRLLGCRVIGVAGAEDKCRYVTETLGFDAAVNYREDGFPEALAAACPDGVDIYFENVGGPVFEAVLPLMNDFGRIPVCGRIAHYNDSAPPPGPDRLPAAMGLVLTRRLTFRGFLQFDHIERMGDFLREMGGWLAEGKVIYREEIVDGLENTVDAFQGLLTGRNRGKLVIRVGADPTQG; this comes from the coding sequence ATGACCACCGCCCGCCGCATCTACCTCGCCGCCTATCCGCAAGGCATGCCGACCACCGAGCACCTGAAGCTCGAGGACATCCCCCTGCCCGTACCCGCCGAGGGGCAGGTGCTGCTCAGGGTGATCTACCTCTCGCTGGACCCCTACATGCGCGGCCGCATGAGCCCCACACGCTCCTACGCCGCCCATCTGCACCCGGGGGACACCATGGTGGGCGGCACCGTCTGCGAGGTGATGGAGAGCCGGCTGGAGGGCTACGCCCCGGGCGATTTCGTGCTGGCCGGCGCCGGCTGGCAGACGCATGCGCTCTCCGACGGCACCGGCCTGCGGAAACTGGACCCGGCGCACGGCCCGCTCTCCGCCGCGCTCGGCGTGCTGGGCATGCCCGGCTTCACCGCCTATGTCGGCCTGCTCGAACACGGCAAGCCGAAACCGGGCGAGACCATCGTGGTTTCCGCCGCCTCCGGCGCGGTGGGTCAGGCCGTGGGGCAGATCGGGCGCCTGCTCGGGTGCCGCGTGATCGGGGTGGCCGGCGCCGAGGACAAGTGCCGCTACGTGACCGAGACCCTCGGCTTCGACGCCGCGGTGAACTACCGCGAGGACGGCTTCCCCGAGGCCCTCGCCGCCGCCTGCCCGGACGGGGTGGACATCTATTTCGAGAATGTCGGCGGCCCGGTGTTCGAGGCGGTGCTGCCGCTGATGAACGATTTCGGCCGCATCCCGGTGTGCGGGCGCATCGCGCATTACAATGACAGCGCCCCGCCCCCGGGCCCGGACCGCCTGCCCGCCGCGATGGGCCTCGTGCTCACCCGGCGCCTCACCTTCCGCGGGTTCCTGCAGTTCGACCACATCGAGCGCATGGGAGACTTCCTGCGCGAGATGGGCGGCTGGCTGGCGGAGGGCAAGGTGATCTACCGCGAGGAGATCGTCGACGGGCTGGAGAACACCGTCGACGCCTTCCAGGGCCTGCTCACCGGGCGCAACCGCGGCAAGCTGGTCATCCGCGTCGGCGCCGACCCGACGCAGGGCTGA
- a CDS encoding DEAD/DEAH box helicase produces the protein MTEFEGIVPALAAALQKRGYERLTPVQTAVIAPELGTADALVSAQTGSGKTVAFGLALAPQLLGGEARFPRAGAPRAMVIAPTRELALQVCRELEWLYGETGAVLATCVGGMDMRTERRTLERGAHIVVGTPGRLRDHIARGALNLSEIEAVVLDEADEMLDLGFREDLEAILQASPDERRTMMFSATVSRPIAALAKRYQRDAQRITTTAEASQHVDIEYRVLMAAASDKENAILNLLRFYDAENAIVFCNTRAGVTHMTARLGNRGFPVVALSGELSQAERSHALQAMRDGRARVCVATDVAARGIDLPGLELVIHADLPTNREGLLHRSGRTGRAGRKGVSALIVAPSGRKRAERLLASARIDAEWAAPPSAAAILAKDDQRLLGDAALEAAPTGEEAALVAELLARHGAEKVAAAFIRRARSGQSAPEELLDVASASVGAKRKPEAFGESAWFSLSVGRNQNAEPRWLLPMLCEAGGLSRREVGAIRMQAEETHVQIAAGHAEAFLAALGPQRALEKGITVTPIQGEPTDMGPAPAGPRGEKSFRGKPRTGAPMRKGPGGARAGAARSGPPARHRKGNRAD, from the coding sequence ATGACAGAGTTCGAAGGCATCGTGCCGGCGCTGGCCGCGGCATTGCAGAAACGCGGTTACGAGCGGCTCACCCCGGTCCAGACGGCAGTCATCGCGCCCGAGCTGGGCACGGCGGACGCACTGGTCTCCGCCCAGACCGGCTCCGGCAAGACGGTGGCCTTCGGCCTCGCCCTCGCGCCGCAGCTTCTGGGCGGCGAGGCCCGCTTCCCCCGCGCCGGCGCTCCCCGCGCCATGGTCATCGCACCGACCCGCGAGCTGGCCCTCCAGGTGTGCCGGGAGCTGGAATGGCTCTACGGCGAGACCGGCGCCGTGCTTGCCACCTGCGTCGGCGGCATGGACATGCGCACCGAGCGGCGCACGCTGGAGCGCGGCGCGCATATCGTCGTCGGCACCCCCGGCCGCCTGCGCGACCACATCGCCCGCGGCGCCCTCAACCTCTCGGAGATCGAGGCCGTGGTGCTGGACGAGGCCGACGAGATGCTCGACCTGGGCTTCCGCGAGGACCTCGAGGCCATCCTGCAGGCCTCCCCGGACGAGCGCCGCACGATGATGTTCTCCGCCACGGTCTCCCGCCCGATCGCGGCCCTGGCCAAGCGCTACCAGCGCGATGCGCAGCGCATCACCACCACCGCCGAGGCGAGCCAGCACGTCGACATCGAGTACCGCGTGCTCATGGCCGCCGCGAGCGACAAGGAAAACGCGATCCTCAACCTGCTGCGCTTCTACGACGCCGAGAACGCCATCGTGTTCTGCAACACCCGCGCCGGTGTCACCCACATGACCGCACGGCTGGGCAACCGGGGCTTCCCCGTGGTCGCCCTCTCCGGCGAGCTGAGCCAGGCGGAGCGCAGCCACGCCCTGCAGGCGATGCGCGACGGGCGCGCCCGGGTCTGCGTGGCCACGGATGTCGCGGCGCGCGGCATCGACCTTCCCGGCCTGGAACTGGTGATCCACGCCGACCTTCCCACCAACCGCGAGGGCCTGCTGCACCGCTCCGGCCGCACCGGCCGCGCCGGGCGCAAGGGCGTGAGCGCGCTGATCGTCGCCCCCTCGGGCCGCAAGCGGGCCGAGCGCCTGCTGGCCTCGGCGCGGATCGACGCGGAATGGGCCGCGCCGCCCTCCGCCGCCGCGATCCTCGCGAAGGACGACCAGCGCCTGCTGGGCGATGCCGCGCTCGAAGCCGCCCCCACCGGCGAGGAGGCCGCGCTGGTCGCCGAGCTGCTGGCCCGGCACGGCGCCGAGAAGGTGGCCGCCGCCTTCATCCGCCGCGCCCGCTCCGGCCAGTCCGCGCCGGAGGAACTGCTCGACGTCGCGTCCGCCTCCGTGGGCGCGAAGCGCAAGCCGGAAGCCTTCGGCGAAAGCGCCTGGTTCTCGCTCTCCGTGGGGCGCAACCAGAATGCGGAGCCGCGCTGGCTGCTGCCGATGCTCTGCGAGGCCGGCGGACTGTCGCGCCGCGAAGTGGGCGCGATCCGCATGCAGGCCGAGGAGACCCACGTGCAGATCGCGGCCGGGCATGCCGAGGCCTTCCTCGCCGCTCTCGGCCCGCAGCGCGCGCTGGAAAAGGGCATCACGGTGACCCCGATCCAGGGCGAGCCGACCGACATGGGCCCGGCCCCGGCCGGCCCGCGCGGCGAGAAATCCTTCCGCGGCAAGCCCCGCACCGGCGCGCCGATGCGCAAGGGCCCCGGCGGCGCACGCGCGGGCGCGGCCCGCTCCGGCCCGCCGGCCCGCCACCGCAAGGGCAACCGGGCGGACTGA